The following coding sequences are from one Ammoniphilus sp. CFH 90114 window:
- the rpmG gene encoding 50S ribosomal protein L33: MRVIVTLACTECKQRNYTTGKNKRKHPDRIEMKKFCKFCNGHTAHRETR, from the coding sequence ATGCGAGTTATCGTAACTTTAGCGTGCACCGAGTGTAAGCAACGTAACTACACCACAGGCAAAAATAAGCGTAAGCATCCTGACCGCATTGAGATGAAGAAGTTCTGCAAATTTTGCAATGGGCACACTGCTCATCGTGAAACACGCTAA
- the secE gene encoding preprotein translocase subunit SecE encodes MGFLARLGAGFKSVPSFFRDVVAELKKVRWPNRKELTTYTSVVLVTVTLIAVFFAVIDLGISQIIELILGQ; translated from the coding sequence GTGGGGTTCTTAGCTAGACTAGGTGCTGGATTTAAGAGTGTGCCTTCTTTTTTTCGTGATGTTGTAGCAGAACTGAAGAAAGTAAGGTGGCCCAATCGCAAGGAGTTAACGACGTATACGTCTGTTGTTCTTGTGACAGTCACACTGATTGCCGTATTCTTTGCGGTTATCGATTTAGGGATTTCACAGATCATTGAATTGATTTTAGGTCAATAA
- the nusG gene encoding transcription termination/antitermination protein NusG translates to MEKSWYVVHTYSGYENKVKTNLEKRVESMDMKDKIFRVLIPTEDEVEMKDGKKKTVTKKVFPGYVIVEMIMTDDSWYVVRNTPGVTGFVGSAGSGSKPTPLKPGEVDSILKQMGVEEVKPKIDFNLKETVKVKEGPFTDFVGTIEEIQTDKRKIKVHVNMFGRETPVELDYTQVEKI, encoded by the coding sequence ATGGAAAAGTCTTGGTATGTTGTTCATACCTATTCTGGGTATGAAAACAAGGTAAAAACCAATCTAGAAAAGCGTGTCGAATCCATGGATATGAAGGATAAGATCTTTCGAGTACTCATCCCGACTGAAGACGAAGTTGAGATGAAAGACGGTAAGAAGAAAACCGTTACGAAGAAGGTGTTTCCTGGGTATGTCATCGTCGAGATGATCATGACGGATGATTCTTGGTACGTTGTGCGTAATACGCCTGGTGTAACAGGATTCGTTGGATCGGCAGGTTCTGGATCTAAGCCCACTCCCCTTAAGCCGGGCGAGGTCGATTCGATATTAAAGCAAATGGGCGTTGAGGAAGTTAAGCCTAAGATCGACTTCAACTTAAAAGAAACGGTAAAAGTGAAAGAAGGGCCATTCACCGACTTTGTCGGCACTATAGAAGAGATTCAAACGGACAAGCGTAAGATCAAGGTTCATGTGAACATGTTCGGACGCGAGACGCCGGTTGAACTGGATTACACTCAAGTGGAAAAAATATAA
- the rplK gene encoding 50S ribosomal protein L11 has translation MAKKVIKMVKLQIPAGKANPAPPVGPALGQAGVNIMGFCKEFNARTQEQAGLIIPVEITVFEDRSFTFITKTPPAAVLLKKAAGIESGSGVPNRTKVATIKRDKVREIAETKMPDLNAASVEAAMRMVEGTARSMGIVIED, from the coding sequence ATGGCTAAAAAGGTTATTAAAATGGTTAAATTACAAATTCCTGCAGGTAAAGCGAATCCAGCTCCTCCAGTAGGTCCTGCGCTTGGTCAAGCAGGGGTTAATATCATGGGATTCTGTAAAGAATTCAATGCTCGTACCCAAGAACAAGCAGGTTTGATCATTCCTGTTGAAATAACTGTATTTGAAGACCGTTCTTTTACCTTCATCACTAAGACCCCTCCAGCTGCTGTTCTTTTGAAGAAAGCTGCTGGTATCGAGTCTGGTTCTGGTGTTCCTAATCGTACGAAGGTTGCTACGATTAAGCGCGACAAGGTTCGTGAAATCGCAGAAACCAAGATGCCTGACCTTAACGCTGCTAGCGTAGAAGCTGCTATGCGTATGGTTGAGGGTACGGCTCGAAGCATGGGAATCGTGATCGAAGACTAG
- the rplA gene encoding 50S ribosomal protein L1 produces the protein MAKQGKKFQEAVKLVDRAKQYDVAEAIELVKKAASAKFDETVEVAVKLGVDVRKADQQLRGAVVLPHGTGKTQRVLVFAKGEKAKEAEAAGADFVGDEDLINKIQQGWFEFDVVVATPDMMGQVGKLGRVLGPKGLMPNPKTGTVTFDLDRAVKEIKAGKIEYRTDKAGNIHAPIGKVSFDNEKLADNLATVIDTLQKAKPAAAKGTYMKNITVSSTMGPGVKVNLGTIGAAK, from the coding sequence GTGGCTAAACAAGGAAAGAAGTTTCAAGAAGCTGTAAAGCTTGTTGACCGTGCGAAGCAATATGATGTTGCTGAAGCAATTGAATTAGTAAAGAAGGCTGCATCTGCTAAGTTCGACGAAACTGTTGAAGTAGCAGTAAAGCTTGGTGTTGACGTAAGAAAGGCTGATCAACAACTTCGTGGAGCTGTTGTATTACCACACGGTACAGGAAAGACTCAACGAGTTCTTGTCTTCGCTAAAGGTGAAAAAGCTAAAGAAGCAGAAGCTGCTGGCGCTGATTTTGTAGGGGATGAAGATCTAATCAACAAGATCCAACAAGGTTGGTTCGAGTTTGATGTAGTTGTTGCTACTCCTGACATGATGGGTCAAGTAGGTAAGCTTGGGCGTGTTCTAGGACCTAAAGGCTTAATGCCAAACCCTAAGACAGGTACTGTAACTTTTGATCTTGACAGAGCTGTTAAAGAAATTAAGGCTGGTAAAATCGAATACCGTACAGATAAGGCTGGTAATATCCACGCTCCTATCGGTAAGGTTTCTTTCGACAACGAAAAGTTGGCTGATAACTTAGCAACTGTTATCGACACTCTTCAAAAGGCGAAGCCAGCTGCTGCAAAAGGAACTTACATGAAGAATATCACTGTAAGCTCCACAATGGGACCTGGTGTAAAAGTGAACTTGGGAACAATTGGTGCAGCGAAGTAG
- the rplJ gene encoding 50S ribosomal protein L10, producing MAVVREEKVQSVQEIATKLRESKSAVLSDYRGLTVKQATELRKLCREAGVEFKVYKNKLAQRATAEVGVSGLDQYLTGPTAIAFAQDEVTAAKVLADFAKKNDKLEIKGGIVDGAVMSDEQIKALAALPSREGLLSMLLSVLQAPMRNFALAVKAVGEKKEQEA from the coding sequence ATGGCAGTAGTACGTGAAGAGAAAGTTCAATCGGTACAAGAGATTGCAACGAAACTTCGTGAATCTAAGAGTGCTGTATTGAGTGACTACCGTGGCTTGACTGTTAAGCAAGCAACTGAACTTCGTAAACTTTGTCGTGAAGCTGGAGTTGAGTTCAAGGTTTATAAGAACAAGTTGGCTCAACGTGCAACAGCAGAAGTAGGGGTTTCTGGTTTAGATCAATATCTAACTGGACCTACTGCGATCGCGTTTGCTCAAGATGAAGTTACAGCTGCAAAAGTACTTGCTGATTTCGCAAAGAAGAACGATAAGCTTGAAATTAAAGGCGGTATCGTTGACGGAGCGGTAATGTCTGATGAACAAATCAAGGCATTGGCAGCTCTACCTTCCCGCGAAGGCTTACTTTCTATGTTGCTTAGCGTTCTTCAAGCGCCAATGCGTAACTTTGCTCTTGCTGTTAAGGCAGTTGGAGAAAAGAAAGAACAAGAAGCTTAA
- the rplL gene encoding 50S ribosomal protein L7/L12 produces MSKEQILEAIKGMSVLELNDLVKAIEEEFGVTAAAPVAMVGGAAAAEVAEQTEFTVVLANAGAGKINVIKVVRELTGLGLKEAKAMVDGAPATVKEGVSKDDAEAIKAKLEEAGATVEVK; encoded by the coding sequence ATGTCTAAAGAGCAAATCTTAGAAGCAATTAAAGGTATGTCTGTTCTTGAACTTAACGATCTAGTAAAAGCAATCGAAGAAGAATTCGGAGTAACTGCTGCTGCTCCAGTTGCAATGGTAGGCGGAGCTGCTGCTGCTGAAGTTGCTGAACAAACTGAGTTCACTGTAGTACTTGCTAACGCAGGTGCTGGTAAGATCAACGTAATCAAGGTTGTTCGTGAGTTGACTGGACTTGGACTTAAAGAAGCTAAGGCTATGGTTGACGGAGCTCCTGCTACTGTTAAAGAAGGCGTTTCTAAGGACGATGCAGAAGCTATCAAAGCTAAGCTTGAAGAAGCTGGCGCAACTGTAGAAGTTAAGTAG
- a CDS encoding class I SAM-dependent methyltransferase — MSEHYYSNRPSVEHQEKEFVFELRDQSLKFITDAGVFSRDRIDYGSVLLIEEMQIQPKDEVLDMGCGYGPIGLVAARLASKGKVWMADVNERAVTLAQRNAERNGIHNVEIMTSFLFENLPDQKYDVILTNPPIRAGKQTVHQIFEEAYPRLKDTGSLWIVIQKKQGGPSAMSKLQEIYQKVEKVVQDKGYWIIKATRLDHL, encoded by the coding sequence ATGAGTGAACATTACTATTCTAATAGGCCTTCAGTAGAACATCAGGAAAAAGAGTTTGTTTTTGAACTGCGGGACCAATCTCTTAAATTCATCACTGATGCAGGTGTATTCTCAAGAGACCGTATTGATTATGGAAGTGTTCTATTAATTGAGGAAATGCAAATTCAACCTAAAGATGAAGTGTTAGATATGGGTTGTGGCTATGGCCCTATCGGATTGGTTGCCGCTAGGTTAGCGAGCAAAGGAAAGGTATGGATGGCGGATGTGAATGAGAGAGCTGTTACATTAGCGCAGAGGAACGCTGAGCGAAATGGCATACATAATGTTGAAATCATGACTAGCTTCTTATTTGAGAATCTTCCAGATCAGAAGTATGACGTGATTCTTACTAATCCACCCATTCGCGCTGGTAAGCAAACCGTACACCAAATCTTCGAAGAGGCCTACCCAAGACTTAAGGATACAGGTTCGTTATGGATTGTTATCCAGAAGAAGCAAGGTGGACCTTCAGCTATGAGCAAATTGCAGGAGATTTATCAGAAAGTAGAAAAGGTAGTCCAAGACAAGGGATACTGGATTATCAAAGCAACAAGGCTAGATCATTTGTAA
- a CDS encoding DNA-directed RNA polymerase subunit beta, whose product MAGHLIQSGRYRQRRSYARIEEVMELPNLIEIQQKSYQWFLDEGLREMFQDISPIQDFTGNLVLEFIDYSLGEPKYSVDETKERDVTYAAPLRVKVRLINKETGEVKEQEVFMGDFPLMTDTGTFVINGAERVIVSQLVRSPSVYYNTKVDKNGKQAFTATVIPNRGAWLELETDAKDVIYVRIDRTRKIPVTVLLRALGFGSDAEILNILGEDEYIKNTLEKDNTDSTEKALIEIYERLRPGEPPTVDNAKSLLVSRFFDPKRYDLANVGRYKINKKLHIRNRIYNQKLAETLVDNSTGEILAQAGQTVDRRLMEKLEKYLAGGLNITKMKPRGGVVEEDIEVQGINIFSPTDDGQIIKVISNGIIDKTVKHITPADIIAAINYFINLLHGIGNTDDIDHLGNRRLRSVGELLQNQFRIGLSRMERVVRERMSIQDANAITPQALINIRPVIAAIKEFFGSSQLSQFMDQTNPLAELTHKRRLSALGPGGLTRERAGFEVRDVHHSHYGRMCPIETPEGPNIGLINSLSSYARINEYGFIETPRRRVDPETSLVTEEIVYLTADEEDVYNVAQANAPINEEGRFLNETVICRRKGEILTIPRDKVDFMDVSPKQVVSVATAMIPFLENDDANRALMGANMQRQAVPLLVPEAPFIGTGMEYKAAKDSGVAAVAKHPGIVERVTAREIWIRRVQFFDQNNNPVPTPKDWGLSGLESRLRPTATNELPEGVKMVKGDLDKYRLQKFIRSNQGTCVNQRPTIRKNEYVKAGDIIADGPSTEKGELALGRNALVAFMTWEGYNYEDAILMSEKLVKEDVYTSIHIEEYESEARDTKLGPEEITRDIPNVGEDALKNLDERGIIRVGAEIEDGDILVGKVTPKGVTELTAEERLLHAIFGEKAREVRDTSLRVPHGGSGIIVDVKVFTRENGDELPPGVNQLVRVYIAQKRKISVGDKMAGRHGNKGVIARILPEEDMPFLPDGTPVQVVLNPLGVPSRMNIGQVLETHLGMAARALGIHIATPVFDGARETDVFETLEEAGLSKDGKTVLFDGRTGEPFDNRVTVGVMYMIKLAHMVDDKIHARSTGPYSLVTQQPLGGKAQFGGQRFGEMEVWALEAYGAAYTLQEILTVKSDDVVGRVKTYESIVKGENVPEPGVPESFKVLIKELQSLGMDVKILAEDEQEIEMREVDEEDDNAGDKLNLNLQGVGAED is encoded by the coding sequence TTGGCAGGTCATCTGATTCAAAGCGGACGTTATCGTCAACGCAGGAGTTATGCCAGAATTGAAGAAGTAATGGAATTACCTAATCTAATTGAAATCCAGCAGAAGTCCTATCAATGGTTCTTGGATGAAGGGTTACGAGAGATGTTCCAGGACATTTCCCCAATCCAGGACTTTACTGGGAATCTAGTTTTGGAGTTCATAGACTATAGTTTAGGTGAGCCTAAATATTCTGTCGATGAAACCAAGGAACGGGATGTTACCTACGCAGCACCCCTTCGTGTTAAAGTACGCTTAATTAATAAGGAAACTGGTGAAGTAAAGGAACAAGAAGTTTTCATGGGAGATTTCCCTCTCATGACGGATACAGGTACCTTCGTTATTAATGGTGCGGAACGCGTCATCGTCAGTCAGCTTGTACGTTCCCCTAGTGTTTACTACAATACAAAAGTGGATAAAAACGGAAAACAAGCTTTTACGGCTACTGTCATCCCGAATCGTGGGGCTTGGCTGGAACTAGAGACTGATGCTAAGGACGTCATTTACGTTCGTATCGACCGTACAAGGAAGATCCCCGTTACGGTTCTTTTGCGTGCATTAGGTTTTGGGTCTGATGCAGAAATCCTGAATATCCTTGGTGAAGACGAGTATATCAAGAATACATTAGAAAAAGATAACACGGACTCTACAGAAAAAGCTCTTATTGAAATCTACGAGCGTCTTCGTCCAGGTGAACCACCTACAGTAGACAATGCAAAGAGTCTTTTGGTATCTCGATTCTTTGATCCTAAGCGTTATGATCTGGCGAATGTCGGTCGTTATAAGATCAACAAGAAATTACATATACGCAACCGAATCTATAACCAGAAGTTAGCTGAAACCCTTGTCGATAACAGCACAGGAGAAATCTTGGCTCAAGCAGGGCAAACCGTTGATCGTCGTCTTATGGAGAAGTTGGAGAAGTACTTAGCGGGTGGATTGAACATCACGAAAATGAAGCCTCGCGGCGGTGTAGTAGAAGAAGATATCGAAGTGCAAGGTATTAATATCTTCTCACCAACGGATGACGGGCAGATCATTAAGGTTATCTCTAACGGTATTATTGATAAAACAGTTAAACACATTACGCCGGCTGATATTATCGCGGCTATTAATTACTTTATTAACTTGCTTCACGGCATTGGAAACACGGATGACATCGACCACCTTGGGAATCGTAGACTGCGTTCCGTAGGTGAGCTATTACAGAACCAATTCCGTATCGGGTTGTCTCGTATGGAGCGTGTCGTTCGAGAGCGGATGTCTATTCAAGATGCCAATGCTATTACACCACAGGCTCTTATCAATATTCGCCCTGTTATTGCGGCGATTAAGGAGTTCTTTGGAAGCAGTCAGCTGTCTCAGTTTATGGACCAAACGAACCCACTGGCAGAACTTACGCATAAGCGTCGTTTGAGTGCCTTGGGGCCTGGTGGTTTGACGCGGGAACGCGCAGGTTTCGAAGTGCGTGACGTGCATCACTCTCACTATGGTCGTATGTGTCCGATTGAGACACCGGAAGGTCCAAACATTGGTTTGATCAACTCTCTTTCTAGTTATGCGAGGATTAATGAGTATGGATTCATTGAAACTCCGCGCAGAAGAGTCGATCCAGAAACCAGCTTAGTAACAGAAGAGATCGTCTACCTCACAGCCGATGAGGAAGATGTTTATAATGTTGCGCAAGCGAATGCTCCAATCAATGAAGAAGGCCGATTCTTAAACGAAACCGTCATTTGTCGCCGTAAGGGTGAAATCTTAACCATTCCGCGCGATAAGGTTGACTTTATGGACGTATCGCCTAAGCAGGTTGTATCCGTCGCTACAGCGATGATTCCTTTCTTAGAGAACGATGACGCCAACCGTGCCCTCATGGGAGCGAACATGCAACGTCAGGCCGTGCCTCTCTTAGTACCAGAAGCTCCGTTCATCGGAACGGGTATGGAGTATAAAGCAGCAAAAGACTCAGGAGTAGCAGCTGTTGCGAAGCACCCAGGAATCGTGGAAAGAGTAACAGCAAGAGAGATTTGGATTCGCAGAGTTCAATTCTTTGACCAAAACAACAATCCTGTTCCTACACCGAAGGATTGGGGTCTATCTGGACTTGAGTCTAGATTAAGACCAACGGCAACAAATGAACTTCCAGAAGGCGTGAAGATGGTTAAAGGAGACTTGGATAAGTATCGTTTACAGAAGTTTATCCGCTCCAATCAAGGAACATGTGTGAATCAACGCCCAACCATTCGGAAGAACGAATATGTGAAGGCTGGAGACATCATCGCAGATGGTCCTTCTACAGAAAAAGGAGAACTAGCATTAGGACGTAATGCTCTGGTTGCCTTTATGACTTGGGAAGGGTACAACTACGAGGATGCCATCCTTATGAGCGAGAAGCTTGTGAAAGAGGATGTTTACACCTCTATTCACATTGAAGAATATGAGTCAGAAGCGCGTGATACGAAATTAGGGCCAGAGGAAATTACTCGTGATATTCCAAACGTAGGGGAAGATGCCCTGAAGAATTTGGATGAGCGCGGTATTATTCGCGTAGGGGCCGAAATCGAAGACGGCGACATTCTAGTAGGTAAAGTAACACCTAAAGGGGTTACGGAGCTTACGGCGGAAGAAAGACTTCTTCATGCGATCTTCGGAGAGAAGGCGCGTGAAGTAAGAGATACATCTCTACGAGTTCCACACGGTGGATCTGGTATTATCGTAGACGTTAAAGTGTTTACTCGCGAGAACGGTGACGAACTCCCACCAGGTGTGAACCAGTTGGTAAGGGTTTATATCGCTCAGAAGCGTAAGATCTCCGTTGGAGATAAGATGGCCGGACGCCATGGTAACAAAGGGGTAATTGCAAGAATTCTACCTGAAGAAGATATGCCATTCTTACCTGACGGCACACCGGTACAAGTCGTATTGAACCCGCTTGGGGTACCGTCTCGTATGAACATCGGTCAGGTATTAGAGACTCACCTAGGTATGGCGGCAAGGGCATTAGGTATCCATATAGCTACTCCAGTATTCGATGGTGCGCGGGAAACTGACGTATTCGAAACACTAGAGGAAGCTGGTTTATCTAAGGATGGTAAAACCGTATTGTTCGATGGACGTACAGGGGAGCCATTTGATAACCGTGTAACTGTGGGTGTCATGTACATGATTAAGCTGGCTCACATGGTTGACGATAAGATCCATGCTCGTTCGACTGGACCATACTCTCTTGTTACGCAACAGCCATTGGGTGGTAAAGCTCAATTCGGTGGACAGCGTTTCGGGGAGATGGAGGTTTGGGCGCTGGAAGCTTACGGTGCGGCCTACACGCTTCAAGAAATCCTTACAGTCAAGTCCGATGACGTGGTTGGTCGTGTGAAAACTTACGAATCGATTGTTAAAGGTGAGAACGTACCAGAGCCAGGTGTTCCTGAATCGTTTAAGGTATTAATAAAAGAGCTGCAAAGTTTGGGTATGGATGTTAAGATCCTGGCCGAAGATGAGCAGGAAATCGAGATGCGCGAAGTCGATGAAGAAGATGATAATGCAGGTGACAAGTTAAACCTCAACCTTCAAGGTGTAGGCGCTGAAGATTAA